TTGCCGTTGCGCTTGTAGGTGAGCGCTTCCCACGGAGTGACGTAAAAGTCGCTGACGCCGGAATCCTTCGACAGATGAAGCATCCGGTAGCCGAGCTGACTGCGTTCGTGAATGTCTTCCATGAGGTGGTGGTGGTGGCGTGTTAATGGTTGCTGGTGAAGCGAGCGCGCAGTTCCGCCTTCGCAGTGGCACCTTCAAAAATGAGGAATTTGTTTCCCTGCACGACGCCGGCACCTGGATCGAGCGTGACCCAGGAAAGCTCCAGGCGGTATTCGACGCCGTCGATGGTGACACGGACATCCGTGGTGGGATTTTTGAGTTCCACGACGTCGGCGCTGGCGAGGCGGTCGCTCGTGTTTTCGGTGCTGGTGAGGCCGAGGTCGATGTGCGTGGTGAAATTCAACGCCGGCTGAGTCATGGTCAGATTCACGGAGAGGGTGACGCCGGTGGCCTCGCTGTTGTAGAACGTGGTGCCGTTGAGCATCATCAGCTCCCCAAACTTGAACCAGGTGTTCGGCGTGATGGTGTCGAATGCCTCGCGTGTGAAGCTGAGTACGTTTTCGACGCCGGCATCGAGGTATTCGCCGTTGCCGAGGTCAAGCTTGGTGTTGCCGTGCTTGAAGGTGGAGGTTTCGCTGCCGTTTTGAATGGTGGTGACGAGGTTGGTGCCACCGATGGCGTTGCCCCAGTTGCCTTCGCCGGTGCCGCTGAAACTACTGGTAAGCCGGTAGTAGGTCTGGGAGGTCGTGGAACTGGTGGAGTATTCGGCGGGGCGCGTCGTTTCATTGCGCGCCTGGAGATTCATCGCTGGAGTGAGCGGAATGGAAGCACCGGTGAATTCGATCCAGGTACCAGAGTTGATGCGATACATGAGCTTGGAAACCTCAGGCAAAGCACCGTTGGGACTGATGGTGGCCGAGCTGGGAAAACTGGCGAAGGCAAAGGTGCCGCCGGCCGGAGTGATGACGGGGCGCGGCAGTTTCGTCACCGTGGGAGGCGTGGAAGGGTCTCCACCACCGCCGCCTGAGCCCCCGCTGCCGCCATCGCTCTCATCTGCAGGCGGGTCGCCTGATGTGGGGGAGGATTCGTTCGGATCGAACCCATTGGCAGGGGTTGGGGTACCAAAAGGTTGTGGATTGAGGTAATTGGCCGCCGGATCTGAAACCGAAGCACCCCAAATCCAGCCTTTGGTGCTCGAATTGAAAGCCACGGACGACTTGGTCCGTGTTTCGGTGCCGAAGTCCGTTCCGGCGAGGGATTCGTCGAGATAGAATTCAGAAACGGCGGTTCCACTGGCCTTGGTCAATTCGAAACGGTTCTTGGTTCGGTTCCAGACCACTCTCGGATTGTTGTCATTGTCTGGCTGCGAAGTCATCTTGGCGCGCAGCCGTCCATCTAACAGCCTGCCTGAGACAGCTCCTACATGACGCTGCCATTCCGACTGCGGGCGGATGCGCTTCATTTTGTCGAGGACCGCCTGGGGACTGGTAAGGCCAGCCAGATTGCCACCATCTGCCACATACAAGGCCACCATTTGATTGAGTGTCGAGACATCCGATTCGAGCTTGGCCACGCGGGCGGAACCGGCATCATCAGTGATGAGGGAGACGCCCAAGGTAACAATCACCCCGATGATGGCGATTGTGATGACCAGTTCGAGCAACGAAAAGCCGGCACGGCAGATCGAACTGCGTGAGGCTGAATCGCAAACCGTGAATCTGCTCGATAGCATAACTGGCATAGTAAATATTCAAACAGACCTAAATTCAAGGTAAAGATATGGAAATTATTGTTTAAGTCAGTGATTTGAATGAAAACTTGACGTTTACTTCACTAAGCATGAGATTCTTCATAAACGAAAAGTCAGCACGCTGTGGTGTTAAATGCCATTTGATTTGTTTTTCCATTAATGTTATAATTATAATAATATGCGCTATTTCACAGCACAGTTCCAGCTCATTCTCTGCTTCGCCCTGACGAGTTTGTCGGGAACCACACTGCGTGCTCAGTTCAACCAAAGTAACATGCACCTCCTCTCGCCGGAGTATGAGGCAGAAGCAGCTAGGCTGCGTTCGTCCGCGCCGCAGCAGTATGATTTTTCCAAAGCCATGCTCAGCGATGTTCTACGATTCCTCGCCACGGATGCGGGCATTTCCTTCTTCTCTCTGCCTGATGACAGTGCTGATGGTGGGCGACTGATCACGTTCTCGATCAAGTCCAGTCCGTTTCAAGTTTTGGAGACTCTCTGCAAGGCCAATGGGCTGGCCATCATTCCTGACAACGGTATTTGGTACATTCGTCCGGCTGATGATCGTGAGCTCATCGGTAAATCCTATGAGATCCGGCACAATGCGCTGGAACGTGTAGAACGTATCAGTTCGGGCGGGGGATTGACTTCTGCGGCTGCCAGCAGCAGCGGCGGTGGCGCGAGCCGTGGCGGCGGTGGCGGAGGAGGTGGGTCCGGTGGACTCGATCTTCAGGGGGCGAGCCAGACTTTTGCCGTGCGCCGTAGTGAGGTCATCAATGACATTCGAGCCCTGCTTGGTCTGCCTCCTGAGGAGCTTGAGGCAGGTCAGGGCGGTGTTGCCAGTGCTCTTGGCGGCAGTGAGGATGAAAATGCCGCACGCGCGATGAATTCGAATGAACTCAGCGCCGTGCGCAAACCCAAGGTGATTTGGAAATCCGATTCCAACACGCTCTACATCGTTGCCACCCGTCTCCAGCATCTGTGGGTGGAGGGTTATCTTGACGCGGCAGACAAGCCGCAGTCCCTCATCGCTATCGAAGTGAAGTTTATCGAAACCTCTCGTGACCCGAAACGTGAATTCGGCATCGATTGGTCAGGCACCTTTGAAAATGGCAACTTTCGCCAGGTGGACAAAACCGAAGTGGAAACCGATGCCACCACTGGAGAGCAGACACTTAAGGTGGAATACAACTCCGTTCCCACGACTGGCGGCTTCCGCACGGATCTGGCCCCGTTGCTCAGTTCCTTGGATCTGAACAACGTGGGTGCCACGCTCGGCTGGCCCGCCCTGAGCATTCTCAGTGCGCAGGATTTGAATGTGAAATTGCGTGCCATCCTGCGTGATGAGGAAACCAACACTACCTCCTACCCGCGCATGGTCACCATGAGCAACCGCGAAGTCGCCATCCGCAGTGTCGTGAACCAGCCGGTGCTCGATGCCAGCTCGACCGCCAGTGCCGGTGCCGTTGGCGCCACCACCACCACCCAGGTGGCCTATCTGCCCATCGGCACCGTGCTGAACATCCTGCCCAAGCGCATGCAATCCGACAAGGTTCTGCTCAACATGGCCATCACCGTCTCCAGCATTATCGGGACCGAGGTCATTTCCGGCAATCCCTATCCCATCGCCTCGTCACGTGTTTACAGTGCTCCCGTGGAGATCGATTCCGGTTATACCGTGGCAGTTGGCGGGCTGGATGAGGCTCGTGAGCGTGAAGGCGAGGTCGGAGTTCCATTCCTCAGCAAAATCCCCGGCTTGAAGTGGCTCTTCAAATACAAAAGTCGCAGCAAGAACCACAAGAACCTGATGCTCTTCATCACGCCGACCATCATCGATGCGCGCAACGGTGGTCTGCCGCCGGAACCGCAGTCGGTCGTGCCGCAGCGCCCAAATCTGCCTGGCCGTCCCAAGGTTGACACCAACAGCGGTGCGTTGATCGGCGGCAGTGCCGCGCTCCCAAACACCGTGGACTATCTCTCGCGTGAGGCGGAGAAACTTGGCAATACCATTCAGGAAGGACGCATCACCGATGAAGTCAGCCGGAAGCTCAAAGAGCTCAAGATCGCCGTCGAACAGGTGCATGCGCAGTGTGAAATACTGAAGCTCTCCGAGCCGGCGAAGTTCGCGATGATCGACCAGCATCAACTGCTGCTCAAAAACATCCTGGAACGCCTCGCCTACTTCCAGCGCACGCTGTTCACGAAGAAGTACCTCTGATCAACGGATCGCCACGCGTTGAAACACGCGTGGCATTTCGATCCCGGCGCTCTTTGGTTTTGGCGCGGCTTTGGGATCGAGGTTATGTTTCAAATCGTCCGCCGTCACGGTCGATTCGACGCCTTTCTCAGGAACTTCGACCTTCGTTACCCACAGTAGCGCGTTCAGCACGGCCTTGCGCACGTTGTTGTTGCCCCAGTTGTCGTGGAAATGACCACCGGTGAAGCCGAATCCGCGTCCGCCGTCGGCACGTTCGATGGCCCACATCATCGTCTCAGGGCTGCCTTTCTCCGCCTGGATGTGCGGATACGGGCCTTTGGGATAAACATAAGGGCCGTCACGTGTCGCATCCGCTGGCGTTGCCACCAGGATCGGCGCAAACTTAGCCGCGCCATCGTTCGCTGATCTCACCCCATGACCGAAGGCCGGGCGGAAGCGCATGTGGAAGTACCACTCATCCTTCGTCGTAAACGGCTCCACGCCGCGCGTGATCGCATGCTTGGGCAGTTCCGCGTAGTTTGCATCCCAGATGGGATTGCAGGAATAGGCGTTCTCATAGTGCCCGCCCAGCCATTCCTGAAACTCCTTGCCCGCCTGATCTGGCACGATCTCCACGCCGTAGTGCATGCAGCCGAAGCCCACTCCCTTCGCGATCAGCTTGCGCAGCGTTTCGAGATGTCCATCGACCACAGCGGGATGCTTGCCACCGCCGTCCGCGTAAATTACCACCGCGTCTGCGTTGTCGAAGGTCTTCTCATCACTCACCCAGCCCAGTTCATGGCGGTCCACGATCAGATTCGGCACGCTTTGCAGGCACTTTTCCAGCAGTATCGTTCCCGCGCGGAATTCATGCATGCCCGGCGGATGCGAGGGCTTGCCGGCGATCAAAACGAGCTTCTGTTTGCCCTCCGACGTGGCTGCCTGGAGTGAAACGGCACTAGCGACGAGGAAGGTAAGCAGTTGGATCGGCTTCATAAGATTGGAGGGGGTGAATTGCGGCATCATTCCCGGTGCCATGATCAAATCAAGAGCCGAAGCATCTCCTGTTGCTCTCAGTGACTGTGTTTATTTCTTCGGAGCGTTCATGGCGGCCATTTTCTTGGCCATGTCGGCTTCGAACTTCGCATACTGGCGGTCGTCCACCTTGAACTTGTTGCGCATGTAGTTGGAGTTTTCGTATTTCCATTTCTGGCCGGAGTCGTTGTAGGTCATGACGGTGGCCTGGCCCTGCAGGTATTCCTTGTGCGTGGGATCGGCCAGCGGCGGGTTCGACACTTTCGGCGGGCCGCCGAGTCCGCCCTCGATCAGATGCCCGGAGAAACTGCCGAACGTGCCGACGGTCACAAGGTGTTCCGCGCCTTGGATCTGACGGGTGATGGGCACGAACTTGAACTCGCGCTTCTTAGCCGCCAGCGGGAAGAGGTGCGCGCTGATCTCCTTCAGAGCGGTGCGCTGCGCCTCGGTCGCGCGTTCGTCGATATAGACGTTGTCGAAGTTCCAGTTGCCGAAGGACTCGAACATGCTCTTGCCCTCCGGGCTTTGCACGAACTGGGCCACTGCGAGACCATCAAGCGAGGTCTTGCCATAGCTGCCTTTGGTAATGAAGACCATCTGCGCTCCGTCGCAGGTCATGCGCGAAGGCACCGATTTGAACCAGCAGGGGCAGGGCGCATGGCACGAGCAGGCTTCCTCCAGCTCGCCTGTCACATTCCACGAGGGTTGTTTCGTCTCTGTCTTGGCCGTGTCGGCAGCGATGCTGGATTGCAAAGCGCCACACAGAGTGAGCACAGCGGCCATGGCCGCTTTCCAAAGAATCGTTTTCATGATGGGATGAATCTCCTTTGAGGCAAGACTACGAACCACCGAGCCATCTGGACACAGTCTCGTGCATCTTTTCTTCGGACTGTTCTGCCTCCCCCGGGTCGGCGGCGTTGCGGGCAGGGGGCTATTTCATTTCGCGGCGTTGCGGGCAAGTTTCCACAACCACAGGCTGAGGCCGCTCAGGGCGAGGAAGGCCAGCCCGCTGGGCCACAAGGGCAGGGTGTTACCTGCGACAAGGATATCAGTGCGCAGCAGCAAGCGCGTCAGTTGGGCGAGTGCCATCAATCCGAACACGGTGCCGGCCAAGCGCAGACCAAGGAGGGGTGAGTTCATGAATGTGATGCTTTGTTGTGAAGCGGTCATTCATCTATACGGACGTCACACGCTTGGCTGATTTCAAATTCCGCGATGTGAGGGGTCGTTCGCAGGCTGGCGTGACGGACTGACGAAGCGTGGGGTCGTGGCGACCCATTCGCGATGCTCGTGGAGCGCTGCGGAGATTTGCTCCAGCGCCGCCAATGGCAGGTTCATGGAAACGCCCCAGGATTCATCATCCGGTCCGATCAGCAGGGTGATTCCCTTGTCATCTGAGCACCAGAAAACGGGTGAGCCGACACATTGCCCGATACGAAGGGAGCCACGGCTTTGCCAGTCCGCGTCACGCACCTTGGAAAACAAATCCATCTCCTCCAAGCGCACCCACACCACGACGCAGGTGCTGTTCCAGATGATGCCCAGGGAGGCGATGGGAAACCCCTCGTTGTCGTAGGCTTGATTGGCGTAGATGGAGAGTGCGGGAGGCGTTTCCATGAGAAGATCAGATGGTCCAGTCCACTTTGCATTGCCAGTCAGGACTGACGTCCATGATGGGAGATAACATATAATCTCCTGAATACGGAGTGTCCATGATCACGGTAAAACTGCCGTTTTCATTCATGATCACGAGGCTGGCCTGGATCGATGCGGTATCGAAATGCTCGAACTTGTGGCCCCAGCCGTCATCGTCCGGCGGTGGCGGCGTCTGCCTGAGCAGCCCAGGCAAGCGTGCCTCAATCTCCCGCCAGCGTTCGATCTGGGCCTCCGTCGGTCCCGCCACCTTGCAGCTTAAACTCAGCTCATACCCGAGGCGCTCGCTGGTGATCCGTGCCCACCAATGGCCATCGTCAAACTCGCGGTAGGTTCCCAGCACCGGGTGCGGCTTGTCCACAAACGTCGCGGGAGACGGCGGCTGCCGCCTGGGTTTGAGGGTGATGATGCGGCGTGCCAGCACGATGAACGCGATCACGATCAGACCCGCGCAGAGGCAGCCAAAGAGGAGATGCGGGTTGAACGACATGCGGGCGAAAAGGTCAATGCGGCGCGGCTGAAAGAAGATGAGTGAAGTTCTGGTCCGCGATCATGCGGGCAAACTCCTCCGGGCTAAGCGTGACGCCAGACTGCTGTGCACGTTGTTGGTTTTCTGCCCACATTTGCCGGAGAGAGTCGTCCAGTGAATCGCCAAGATGCAAGGTGGTGCGCAGGGTGACGCGCCAGTCTGCGTCGCCTCCGAAGATTCTCTGCGTGATCGAGGCGACCAACTGCTCCTTGTCTGGCGCGAGATTGCCGATGGCGCTCAGGACATAGTTTTCCAGCAAGATGAGCAGAGGGCGGCCATCGTAACGACCACCCATCGCCGTGGCTAAAGACGGCTTGGGCGATTTGCGCAGGAAGTCAAACAGGCCCATGGATCGAAATGACCGTGCTCAGGTTTGAAAAGGCTCCCTGCTACAACCTCCTCAACCCATCCTCGGTCATCGCACACGGAATCTCGGCGTCGATTTCATCAATGCGTGCCAGCGTTTCGGCGCTGAGCACGAGATCGGCGGCTTGGAGACTTTCTTCAAACTGCGCGACGGTGGTGGCGCCGACGATGGTGGAGGCGACGAAGTCGTGCTGCTTGCTCCAGGCGAGGGCGAGCGCGGTGACGCTGATGCCGAGGTCGGCGGCGATGAGCTGGAGGCGTGCCGTGGTTTCGAGGCTGCGCTCATTCACGAAGCGGGCGGCCATGCGTTTCTGACGCGGGCCGCCGTTCTGGATGTAGTCGGTGAAGCGGGCGCCTTTCGGCAAAGCACCGCCGTTGTATTTGCCGCAGAGCACGCCACCGCCGAGCGGGGAGTAGGGCAGGAGGCTGACGTTTTCTTGGCGGCAGACCTGCGCGAGTTCGCTTTCGCAGCGGCGGTTGATGAGGGAGAAGTTGTTCTGCACGGAGGCCATGCGGGCGAGGCCGTGCTTCTCGGCCTCCCAGAGGTTTTTCATCACGCCCCAGCTTGTCTCATTGCTGCTGCCCCAGGCGCGGATTTTGCCCTGGTCGATGAGATCGGTCAGTGCGCCGAGCGTTTCGGCCTGCTCCATGCCGTGGTCGGGCCAATGCGTCTGGTAGAGGTCGATGTAATCAGTTTGCAGGCGGCGCAGGCTGTCCTCGCAGGCCTGGAAGATCTGGCGGCGGTCCAGCGCGGTGAAGCCGCCGCGAATCGGCGGACGGAACCAGCCATGACCGGGGCCGGTGACTTTGCTGGCGACGATGAGCTCGCCCCGAGTGCGGCCCTTGAGCCATTTGCCGACGATCTGCTCGGTGACGCCGAAGAGTTCGGCGCTCGGTGGCACAGGATACATCTCGGCGGTGTCGAAAAAGTCGATCCCGGCGTCGATGGCGCGGTCCATGATGGCGAAGGAGGTCTTCTCATCGGCCTGGAGGCCGAAGGTCATGGTTCCCATGCAGATGTCCGTGACGACGATGCCGGTGCGGCCGAGGCGGTTGCGTTTCATAAGACGCGGATGCTAGCAGCGAAGGGCAGGGAGCCAAGAACGAAGCGGCGTCTTTTGAAATTCGTGACTTCGCAACTCGACAAGGGGACGGGGTTGAAGTGTAATTCCACTATTCCAACCTTTTTCATGCAGTCTTCGTCACGCACGCCCCCGGACATTCGCGATCATGAAACGCTCCGCCTCATCGGGCGGGGGGCGTTTGGGGAGGTGTGGCTGGCGCGGAGTGTGACGGGCGTGCTGCGCGCGGTGAAAGTGGTGTGGCGGGAGGATTACGACCGGCCGGACTCGTTTGAGCGTGAGTTTGAAGCGATCAAACGCTTCGAGCCGATCTCACGCCGCCATGAGGCGCTGGTGCCGATCCTGCAAGTCGGGCGCAACGATCATGATGGCTTCTACTATTACGTGATGGAGCTGGCGGATGATCTGGAACGCGGACGTGACATCGACGCGGAGACGTACAAGCCCCACACGCTGGGTTTGCAGATGCGGAAGGACAAATGCGTGTCCGCAGAGCAATGCATCAAGCTGGGAGCGACGATTGCGGAGGGGCTCGATTATTTGCACCGCAATCAGCTCATTCATCGCGACGTGAAGCCGTCGAATTTGATTTTCATCGACGGCATCTGCCGGCTGGCGGACATCGGGCTGGTGGCGTTGCTGGGGCAGCGCAGTTTCGTGGGTACGGAAGGCTTTGTGGCTCCCGAGGGGCCGGGAACGGCGGCGTCGGATATTTTTTCGCTGGGCATGGTACTGTATGAAGCGAGTACGGGGAAGGACCGGCTGGATTTTCCTGATTTGCCGTCATGCACGGAATCAGGAGCCGATTTGGAGGTGTGGCGCAGATTGCAGGATGCAATTTGCACGGCCTGCGCGCCGAAGGCGAAGCAGCGCTTCGTCAATGCGCGTGAGATGGCGCTGGCTCTGCGTGGCGAGCCGTTGCCATCGTCACGTCGTCTGATGTGGACGTGGATCGCGGCTGGTTCAGCGGCGTTGATGCTGGCGGTGGGCTTTGGCATGTGGCTGGCACAGAACCACCGCGCCCGGGCACTGATGGCGATGAACAACAGCGTGCCGCGGCTCAAGATCGTGACAACGCCGCCAGACGTGGTGGTGTTTGCCGGTGAGGAGCAACTCGGCGTGACGCCACTGGAACTGAACCCCGCCGAGGGCGTGCCGGTGATCTATCAACTGCGCCTTCCGGGGCACAAGCAGATCGAGATCGAGCACATCGCGTCAGATCGAAAGCCGGCGGTGTTTGATTTGAAAATGGAGCCGTCGCGTTTGCCACAGAAAGGTGAGCGCTGGATGAACAGCCTGGGCATGGCATTCAAACCGGGGCAGGGCGGGCATGTCAGCGCCGATCCGGTGGAGATGAAGTTTTTCCGCCGCTTCCTGGAGGCCACAGGTCGTTCGTTCGAAGGCAAGGTGGTGCGGTTTCAGCAAGGCAAGGAGACGGCATATCTCGTCGTCGTGCCTGATGGCGATGCGGAGGCGTTTCGCTACTGGCTGACGGATCGTGACCGCAGCGAGGCGTTTTTGAGCCAGGAACATCATTACGAGGTAGAGCCGTTCTACTTTGTCGAGAGCGGCCTGCCTGCGGCGGATGAAATGCCTGATGGCCGCGAGGCTGATACGAGTCCTGACGAAGAGAAAAACTGGCGTGCGTTTCTGCTGCGCGTGGAACGCCAGACCTACGGCAGTGTAATCGTGCGCAGCCAGCCGGAGAAGGTGCGGGTGTTTCAGCACGAGCAGTTTCTGGGTGAGACACCGCTGGAACTGCCGCGTGTGCGCACGGGTCCGGTGGAGTTTGAACTGCGGGAAGAAGGCTTCGCCGACGTGGTTCTCGAAGGAGAGGTGAAGGAAGGTGAGCAGGCGGAACTGTTTGCCGACATGCAGACACGCAAGGCGGTGACCTTTGGCCGACAATGGAAGGCAAACAGTCTGGGCATGAATTTTGTGCCGCTAGGAGATGTGATGATCTCCGCCTGGGAGACACGGCATCGCGATTTCATCGAATACTCCAAGGCTGCACAGGCTCGTCGCCCTGGTCGGGTGGAAGACAGCGGCAAAGGCGGCTCGCTGCCTGTGGCTGGGGTGGATCGCAATGAAGCGCGGGCGTTTTGTGCCTGGCTTACCGAGCGCGAACGCAACGCCGGTCTGATTGCTCCCAAGGATGTGTATCGTCTGCCGACGGATGAGGAATGGAGTCGCGCGGTCGGCCTGCCGCTCGAACGCGGCACTACACCTGAAGATCGCAACGGACGCATCCGTGGCATTTATTCCTGGGGCTTCGACTGGCCACCGCCCTCGGGCGTGGACAATCTCGCGGACATGAATGCCGCGCGCAAAGCCAGCCTCGACAGCGCCATCGCTGGTTACGAGGACAAATTTCCGTTTCTGGCGCCCGTGACGGCCCTGCAGCCGAATGAGCGCGGCATTTCGGGTCTTGCCGGCAATGTTTCCGAATGGGTGGAGACGGACTACGAGCCGGTTCCTGCCGCAAAACCCGGCGAGCTTCCCAAACCAGTGCTGGGCACGATGCGTGGTGGTAACTGGCGTACCGCCTCGCAGGAGGAGCTGCTGGCCTCGGCCCGCATGCCCGTGCCGCCGGAGACTCGGCGGAACACGATCGGCTTCCGCGTGGTGCTGGCCCACGGGAAATAGCAAAGTCGTTCGAGGCTTTGCTTTGCAACTTTGGTTCTAGAACTAGACTGGCACAGTCGTATCCCAATTACCCCCAATCATGCAAACCTCTCTCGATTCCCCGTTGGCTTCGGCCGTGACCGAGGTCAACGCGCCGAAGAAGCTCGAACAGACCGAGGCCGGCAATTACTTCGTCTCAAACTACCCGCCCTTCTCATTCTGGAAGCCTGATCAGGTTTCACTCGTCGATGAAGTGCTGCAACGTCCTGCGCCATCCGACATTCCGCTTGGCGTTTACTTTCACATCCCGTTCTGCCGCAAGCGCTGCCACTTTTGTTACTTCAAGGTTTATACCGATAAAAATGCCCAGGAGGTCAAGGCCTACATTGACGCTGGCATGCGTGAGATGGCGACCTTTGCCAGCCAGCCCTATCTGAAGGGCCGCAAGGCGCACTTCGTGTACTTCGGCGGCGGCACGCCGAGTTATCTCTCGGTGCCGCAGCTCAAAGACCTCACGAACCGCATGAAAGACCTCGTGTCGTGGGAAGGTGCGGCGGAGGTGGCCTTCGAGGCGGAACCCGGCACGCTGAACGAGGTCAAGCTCACTGGCATTCGCGAGATCGGTGTCACGCGCCTGAGCCTCGGCGTGGAAAACTTTGACGACCACATTCTTGAAACGAACGGTCGTGCGCACCGCAGTGGCGAGATCGAAAAATCCTACCGTTTTGCCCGCACGCTGGGCTTTGAGCACATCAACATCGACCTCATCGCTGGCATGATGAACGAGACGCATGCGAACTGGAAGGACACCGTGGCCAAGGCCGTCGCCATGCAGCCGGATGCGGTCACGATTTATCAGATGGAGGTGCCCTACAACACCACCATGTACCAGCAGATGAAAGCTGAGGGCAAAGTGACTGCGCCCGTGGCCGACTGGCCGACAAAGCGTGACTGGGTCAGCTACGCGTTCGACGAGTTTCAGAAGGCTGGTTACACCGTCACCAGCGCCTACACCGTGGTGAAAGACCCTCAGCGCATCAAATTCGTCTATCGCGATGCTTTGTGGGAAGGTGCCGATTTGCTGAGCTGTGGCGTGGCATCGTTCGGCCATCTGGGCGGCGTGCATTACCAAA
The window above is part of the Prosthecobacter sp. genome. Proteins encoded here:
- a CDS encoding ThuA domain-containing protein codes for the protein MKPIQLLTFLVASAVSLQAATSEGKQKLVLIAGKPSHPPGMHEFRAGTILLEKCLQSVPNLIVDRHELGWVSDEKTFDNADAVVIYADGGGKHPAVVDGHLETLRKLIAKGVGFGCMHYGVEIVPDQAGKEFQEWLGGHYENAYSCNPIWDANYAELPKHAITRGVEPFTTKDEWYFHMRFRPAFGHGVRSANDGAAKFAPILVATPADATRDGPYVYPKGPYPHIQAEKGSPETMMWAIERADGGRGFGFTGGHFHDNWGNNNVRKAVLNALLWVTKVEVPEKGVESTVTADDLKHNLDPKAAPKPKSAGIEMPRVFQRVAIR
- a CDS encoding choice-of-anchor K domain-containing protein; the encoded protein is MLSSRFTVCDSASRSSICRAGFSLLELVITIAIIGVIVTLGVSLITDDAGSARVAKLESDVSTLNQMVALYVADGGNLAGLTSPQAVLDKMKRIRPQSEWQRHVGAVSGRLLDGRLRAKMTSQPDNDNNPRVVWNRTKNRFELTKASGTAVSEFYLDESLAGTDFGTETRTKSSVAFNSSTKGWIWGASVSDPAANYLNPQPFGTPTPANGFDPNESSPTSGDPPADESDGGSGGSGGGGGDPSTPPTVTKLPRPVITPAGGTFAFASFPSSATISPNGALPEVSKLMYRINSGTWIEFTGASIPLTPAMNLQARNETTRPAEYSTSSTTSQTYYRLTSSFSGTGEGNWGNAIGGTNLVTTIQNGSETSTFKHGNTKLDLGNGEYLDAGVENVLSFTREAFDTITPNTWFKFGELMMLNGTTFYNSEATGVTLSVNLTMTQPALNFTTHIDLGLTSTENTSDRLASADVVELKNPTTDVRVTIDGVEYRLELSWVTLDPGAGVVQGNKFLIFEGATAKAELRARFTSNH
- a CDS encoding aldo/keto reductase, translated to MKRNRLGRTGIVVTDICMGTMTFGLQADEKTSFAIMDRAIDAGIDFFDTAEMYPVPPSAELFGVTEQIVGKWLKGRTRGELIVASKVTGPGHGWFRPPIRGGFTALDRRQIFQACEDSLRRLQTDYIDLYQTHWPDHGMEQAETLGALTDLIDQGKIRAWGSSNETSWGVMKNLWEAEKHGLARMASVQNNFSLINRRCESELAQVCRQENVSLLPYSPLGGGVLCGKYNGGALPKGARFTDYIQNGGPRQKRMAARFVNERSLETTARLQLIAADLGISVTALALAWSKQHDFVASTIVGATTVAQFEESLQAADLVLSAETLARIDEIDAEIPCAMTEDGLRRL
- a CDS encoding bifunctional serine/threonine-protein kinase/formylglycine-generating enzyme family protein, translating into MQSSSRTPPDIRDHETLRLIGRGAFGEVWLARSVTGVLRAVKVVWREDYDRPDSFEREFEAIKRFEPISRRHEALVPILQVGRNDHDGFYYYVMELADDLERGRDIDAETYKPHTLGLQMRKDKCVSAEQCIKLGATIAEGLDYLHRNQLIHRDVKPSNLIFIDGICRLADIGLVALLGQRSFVGTEGFVAPEGPGTAASDIFSLGMVLYEASTGKDRLDFPDLPSCTESGADLEVWRRLQDAICTACAPKAKQRFVNAREMALALRGEPLPSSRRLMWTWIAAGSAALMLAVGFGMWLAQNHRARALMAMNNSVPRLKIVTTPPDVVVFAGEEQLGVTPLELNPAEGVPVIYQLRLPGHKQIEIEHIASDRKPAVFDLKMEPSRLPQKGERWMNSLGMAFKPGQGGHVSADPVEMKFFRRFLEATGRSFEGKVVRFQQGKETAYLVVVPDGDAEAFRYWLTDRDRSEAFLSQEHHYEVEPFYFVESGLPAADEMPDGREADTSPDEEKNWRAFLLRVERQTYGSVIVRSQPEKVRVFQHEQFLGETPLELPRVRTGPVEFELREEGFADVVLEGEVKEGEQAELFADMQTRKAVTFGRQWKANSLGMNFVPLGDVMISAWETRHRDFIEYSKAAQARRPGRVEDSGKGGSLPVAGVDRNEARAFCAWLTERERNAGLIAPKDVYRLPTDEEWSRAVGLPLERGTTPEDRNGRIRGIYSWGFDWPPPSGVDNLADMNAARKASLDSAIAGYEDKFPFLAPVTALQPNERGISGLAGNVSEWVETDYEPVPAAKPGELPKPVLGTMRGGNWRTASQEELLASARMPVPPETRRNTIGFRVVLAHGK
- a CDS encoding coproporphyrinogen-III oxidase family protein encodes the protein MQTSLDSPLASAVTEVNAPKKLEQTEAGNYFVSNYPPFSFWKPDQVSLVDEVLQRPAPSDIPLGVYFHIPFCRKRCHFCYFKVYTDKNAQEVKAYIDAGMREMATFASQPYLKGRKAHFVYFGGGTPSYLSVPQLKDLTNRMKDLVSWEGAAEVAFEAEPGTLNEVKLTGIREIGVTRLSLGVENFDDHILETNGRAHRSGEIEKSYRFARTLGFEHINIDLIAGMMNETHANWKDTVAKAVAMQPDAVTIYQMEVPYNTTMYQQMKAEGKVTAPVADWPTKRDWVSYAFDEFQKAGYTVTSAYTVVKDPQRIKFVYRDALWEGADLLSCGVASFGHLGGVHYQNQSDVGPYMQALDAGQRPIYRAYQTTAEDRFVREFILKLKLGRSEFDYYIKKFGEDPRQHFGPQLDYLAKEGFATLDAEGITLTRDGLLQVDRLLHDFFLPQHRQYARYT
- a CDS encoding DUF1326 domain-containing protein codes for the protein MKTILWKAAMAAVLTLCGALQSSIAADTAKTETKQPSWNVTGELEEACSCHAPCPCWFKSVPSRMTCDGAQMVFITKGSYGKTSLDGLAVAQFVQSPEGKSMFESFGNWNFDNVYIDERATEAQRTALKEISAHLFPLAAKKREFKFVPITRQIQGAEHLVTVGTFGSFSGHLIEGGLGGPPKVSNPPLADPTHKEYLQGQATVMTYNDSGQKWKYENSNYMRNKFKVDDRQYAKFEADMAKKMAAMNAPKK